A single genomic interval of Hippoglossus stenolepis isolate QCI-W04-F060 chromosome 24, HSTE1.2, whole genome shotgun sequence harbors:
- the rp1l1a gene encoding retinitis pigmentosa 1-like 1 protein isoform X1, giving the protein MHSVQVGMWDPRPPSKHGSPLASPCPSDVRLAHVTTACPAKRITFYKSGDSQFGGVKMAVHKRSFKCFDALLDDLSQKVPLPFGVRTVTTPRGTNTIRHLEQLQDGGCYLCSDRRQAKPINMELASKRPSIWYHQNRRPQRPESSSTTPPNHLPYRQRRILLVKNSEPGMRRSVVLSRRSTRSLGAFLDEVSELMQFHVRKLYTAEGRKIDSVQSLMTCPPVLVCVGREAFSPMLANFIKKNSEEKLPGLDSRSPGLGPRTPGNGARSPAVQGARSPPHGAQSRASEYSEGHESKKNVNFGLETKKSIIHPRSDSSNRSNHFSMSSEKSYGNGVGAYSQARPAIMNDDIEKRVLVNKDGSLSVEMRVRFRLHNDETVQWSTQIKKSPSLTNDCCPLSQVQAHYLHNGQSESCSDPDSMSFDPEVVEYSSRPVQRALEANHCPCCYQRPEQHYDLWENPAHSHKQPLVPPPHPHTSSHTRRRHTNSSSSSSSCNSRRVVHCRAQHSSCGGGSGSEQSQLIQEEMCVTEQVEHTVEVEQDGDKHIEVCRVSRCHSRSEVVTRDSNLRPLSSKSGEEEVMIEEEQERPQSAVSCSSHVLQSLKEDQDDEEEDLPPSASRCHHSDEPSPSPSSKTSTVKNHRDGEERASSAVSAASSCCCGSVTQLPTAEAEEMDRAPSSKSKVSRASCRSGRTGLSTGSKKSGASSMCPNCGGCKREATSNPASPQQKQENGANDSNDDASEDSAVSTQSNKSNLTNSGRSSAESSVLEGRASSAVSRASNPEVKEEERAPSAISATSHRSNRSHRSGSNGATGITVDKEEGRSLSAMSARSRKSETPDTRTREEAEEENVGERAISSLSVKSGVSAKTGTSVKSHKSNCPLQSNAASPTDNTAIEEDETHKISPSSLSERPHSALSAKSNVTAKSSTSHRSACSRCAKVKSPGAEEATRQEAGTDGQNRTASAMSAKSNLSVKSNNSHKSTKASERSLSPRSEAQGEERPASQTSARSVKSTNVSVKSSKSRKSNCDENETEASPSSKVEEEAEEKDDEMVEEETQHEPERAASARSTKSHRSKMSNENTGDDENAKERTASVLSGKSALSAKSHHSKTDVDRSPSSTSGKSKKSKCSAASPDGDEQPTETEERVASAMSVKSKSSARSHLKSASPGPNAVTINSPEEVDEEGSETTERAPSAASAKSGKSHVSSNHKGRKAPAAPGSRQSSAQQLVPGPGAGETRGPSALSVRSATSAKSGKSKCRCGAASGEDKKEGNNEEATERAASVLSSSSKRQRRDSGGTEQPLSRCSSGSVSLGLPEDQETADSDSGKSCVSFCTNTESKGRGKTAASEGPKTQRGSAAKKDVEGRASKNKSTLSHNLPAVDIPTIETPGGGDGRDEEEGGGQKAERAASAISAKSGRSHKSSCSCSSKVTEQQAGNNLQTESDSKTKNLNAHNNRTSSSMSSSSAKVRTKSRASANVAKTPVGDSSGNDTGNISEVKGQEDAAASVHSKSLCCLRPESAASAQSGSKTTVKSVKGRESRSKAGSNGGDPCPLHDSRPGSKVESETTLSHSLSAADLLKETMAARPLRPESKASKTSDRTGGEKSAKSQRKKNQKDKNPELTPACLPNASPNEVVNNWLRSIPANSSMLALGDELEEGEQEAEEKPGEEEVAQVEESPEDDKVEEEERGEAEEGAEKEEEAKCDTAEEEQNSDPAPADETVTSSPTRLLSADSLPRNLHPSVAVMKVLLSSSLGRCRSLPEVSPVYGRRLSTSARGFLDCLAQLQLIEPALSPGCDLQKNPNQQYEEIMTILQSLWLTGPTDTEVKKGKDIGKEQVTPPRSSSGVGMSSGSGGSGKENGNKDGHETPPKETESLPEVQVQSEDQSTLPPSLDSPKATENPSSSDKSSANDSSKSPTDNEQETVDDSSSGTPSTVLRTPLSKKLSQDPDPVWVLHLLKKLEKQFINHYINAMAEFKVRWDLDDSLMLDTMISELKEEVSRRIQSSIEREIRKIKGRAGRGGRSPRPPQGANLSRESTVTEKRRRILKVMKNQSVKTTDSVSDGEMEGDFSDQRSDDEYCPCDACVLKKLAARPLKANPLAADAPVMMEFDLLKILQRKKSPEPAPVAVHQSADVEGEEGRNLEVVQEEEEEEEEEKTKEDIKAEVVLEEMIPEEDEEEGEGQTEEEEKVEKEENSEDGKEQEEGEKEGEVAGEEGASGNGEEEEEEAEGQTEEGEKVEKEENSEDGKEQEEEEKEGEVAVEEGASGNGEEEEEGEGQTEEEEKVEKEENSEDGKEQEEGEKEGEGAGEEGPSGNGEEEEEEEGEAECQCQCARNEEESDKAEEEEEAEETGDNTGEDEAADDEGDNEDETGTGEEDSDMETVKEAPVGKGETTEGQEEEEGEEEECEASDSKPEEEETTGKESGEEEAEDEDDGDDGGGEEESHEEGEGGESEEQEGAPPQDQGATEGEEADAEDSDTDKKSPSDTSVDEVVAGTTGDDEEKEVGGGGDAEEEEVGEDAVEEFKPEEEEEEEEVNGSRKEEGALLHQFTRTSVESQPGSLEDIHTDSAPVSTIEVPKMVSTGGGASPKRSRSPGRVKRRKPKDRDTDLDDY; this is encoded by the exons ATGCATTCAGTCCAGGTAGGGATGTGGGACCCCCGGCCCCCGTCTAAACATGGCTCGCCCCTCGCCTCACCTTGCCCCTCCGACGTGCGCCTCGCCCACGTGACCACAGCCTGCCCGGCGAAGCGGATCACCTTCTACAAAAGCGGCGACAGCCAGTTCGGGGGCGTCAAGATGGCCGTCCACAAGCGCAGCTTCAAATGCTTCGACGCCCTGCTGGACGACCTTTCCCAAAAG GTGCCCCTTCCGTTTGGTGTGCGGACTGTAACCACTCCCCGTGGCACCAACACCATCCGACACCTCGAGCAGCTCCAGGACGGCGGCTGCTACCTGTGCTCTGACCGGCGCCAGGCTAAGCCGATCAACATGGAGCTGGCAAGCAAACGCCCGAGCATCTGGTACCATCAGAACCGCAGACCCCAGCGGCCCGAGAGCTCGTCCACGACGCCACCCAACCATCTGCCTTACAGGCAGCGCCGAATCCTGCTGGTGAAGAACAGCGAGCCGGGCATGAGGAGGAGCGTGGTGCTGAGCAGGAGGTCGACCAGGAGCCTCGGGGCGTTTCTGGATGAAGTGTCAGAGTTGATGCAGTTTCACGTTCGCAAGCTCTACACTGCAGAGGGACGCAAG ATCGACAGCGTGCAGAGCCTGATGACCTGCCCCCCCGTGTTGGTGTGCGTCGGCCGGGAAGCGTTCAGTCCCATGCTGGCCAACTTCATCAAGAAGAACTCGGAGGAAAAGCTGCCTGGACTGGACAGCAGGTCGCCTGGTCTCGGTCCCAGGACGCCAGGAAACGGGGCCAGATCTCCTGCCGTTCAGGGAGCGAGATCCCCACCTCACGGAGCTCAGTCCAGAGCCAGCGAGTACAGCGAAGGACATGAGAGCAAGAAAAATG TGAACTTCGGTCTGGAAACCAAGAAGAGCATCATCCACCCTCGTTCTGACTCCTCAAACCGCTCCAACCATTTCTCGATGTCTTCAGAGAAGTCGTACGGCAACGGCGTCGGTGCCTACTCCCAGGCCCGACCGGCGATTATGAACGATGACATCGAAAAGCGCGTGCTTGTGAATAAAGACGGCAGCCTCTCGGTCGAGATGAGGGTCCGTTTTCGCCTCCACAATGATGAGACCGTACAATGGTCCACGCAGATTAAAAAATCCCCTTCTCTGACCAATGACTGTTGCCCCCTGAGCCAGGTCCAAGCCCATTACCTGCACAATGGCCAATCGGAAAGCTGCTCCGATCCTGATTCCATGTCATTCGACCCGGAGGTTGTGGAATACTCCAGCCGACCTGTGCAGCGTGCATTGGAAGCAAACCACTGCCCTTGCTGTTACCAGCGACCGGAGCAGCACTACGACTTGTGGGAAAATCCAGCACACAGCCACAAACAGCCTCTTGTCCCACCCCCACATCCACACACCTCCAGCCACACCAGAAGGAGACATACAAACTCCTCgagctcctcttcttcctgtaATTCCAGGAGAGTGGTGCACTGTCGAGCACAGCACTCCAGCTGCGGAGGCGGCTCAGGCTCAGAGCAGAGCCAGCTGATCCAGGAGGAGATGTGCGTGACGGAGCAGGTTGAACACACAGTAGAGGTGGAGCAGGACGGAGACAAACACATAGAGGTTTGCAGGGTGAGCCGGTGCCACAGCCGCAGCGAAGTAGTCACCAGAGATAGCAACCTACGACCTCTCAGCAGCAAGTcaggggaggaagaggtgaTGATCGAGGAAGAGCAGGAGCGTCCGCAGTCTGCAGTCAGCTGCTCCTCACATGTCCTGCAGTCATTGAAGGAGGAtcaggatgatgaggaggaggacctgCCACCCAGCGCCTCACGGTGCCATCACAGCGATGAACCATCACCATCTCCATCAAGCAAAACCTCAACAGTTAAAAACCACAGGGACGgggaagagagagcgagcagtgcagtgtctgcagcttcttcctGTTGCTGTGGATCCGTCACTCAACTCCCAACAGCTGAAGCAGAGGAGATGGATCGCGCCCCCAGCTCCAAGTCCAAAGTGAGCAGAGCCTCTTGCAGGTCTGGTCGCACAGGACTTTCAACAGGCTCTAAGAAATCAGGGGCATCGAGTATGTGCCCCAACTGTGGCGGCTGCAAACGAGAAGCCACTTCAAACCCTGCTTCACCTCAACAGAAGCAGGAGAACGGCGCCAACGACAGTAATGACGACGCCTCGGAGGATTCAGCCGTGTCAACACAATCCAACAAGTCCAACCTCACCAACTCTGGCCGCAGTTCTGCAGAATCAAGCGTGTTGGAGGGCAGAGCATCGAGTGCCGTGTCCAGAGCATCGAACCCTgaagtaaaagaagaagaaagggctCCGAGTGCCATCTCAGCAACAAGCCACAGGTCCAATAGGTCGCACAGGTCTGGTAGTAATGGGGCCACTGGTATCACAGTGGacaaagaggaggggaggagccTCAGCGCCATGTCTGCCAGGTCCAGGAAGTCTGAAACACCTGACACGAGAACAAGAGAGGAAGCCGAGGAAGAAAATGTTGGAGAGAGAGCAATCAGCTCCTTGTCAGTCAAATCTGGTGTTTCGGCAAAGACCGGCACTTCAGTCAAATCTCACAAGTCCAACTGTCCATTACAAAGTAACGCTGCCTCCCCAACTGACAATACAGCCATCGAAGAGGATGAGACACACAAAATATCTCCCAGTAGCCTTTCTGAAAGACCCCATAGTGCCCTGTCAGCGAAATCAAATGTTACAGCAAAGTCGAGCACTTCTCACAGGTCGGCTTGCAGTCGCTGTGCAAAAGTTAAATCTCCAGGTGCTGAGGAAGCAAcaagacaggaagcaggaacaGACGGGCAGAACAGAACAGCAAGTGCCATGTCAGCCAAGTCTAATCTGTCAGTCAAGTCTAATAATTCCCATAAGTCCACCAAAGCTTCGGAGAGGTCACTGTCGCCCAGGTCGGAGGCTCAGGGAGAGGAAAGGCCAGCGAGTCAAACGTCTGCCAGATCAGTCAAATCAACAAATGTGTCTGTAAAGTCCTCGAAGTCACGCAAGTCTAACTGCgatgaaaatgaaactgagGCATCTCCGAGCTCAAAGGTAGAAGAGGAGGCCGAGGAGAAAGATGATGAGATggtagaagaagaaacacaacacgAGCCAGAAAGAGCAGCCAGCGCCCGGTCCACAAAGTCTCATAGATCCAAAATGTCCAATGAGAATACAGGAGATGATGAAAATGCTAAGGAGCGGACTGCCAGTGTTTTATCTGGTAAATCAGCTCTCTCTGCGAAGTCCCACCATTCGAAGACAGACGTGGACAGAAGCCCTAGTTCCACGTCGGGGAAGTCCAAGAAGTCCAAGtgctctgcagcttctccagatGGAGACGAGCAGCCAACTGAAACCGAGGAGCGGGTTGCCAGTGCCATGTCTGTCAAGTCCAAATCGTCAGCGCGGTCCCATCTCAAATCGGCGTCACCAGGTCCAAATGCTGTTACCATCAACTCACCAGAGGAGGTTGATGAAGAAGGAAGTGAGACGACAGAGAGAGCTCCGAGCGCTGCATCAGCTAAATCTGGAAAATCTCATGTTTCATCCAATCATAAAGGACGTAAAGCTCCAGCTGCACCCGGCAGTCGTCAATCCTCTGCACAACAGTTGGTGCCTGGCCCCGGTGCGGGAGAGACGAGAGGTCCGAGCGCTTTGTCAGTTCGCTCCGCAACCTCTGCTAAATCTGGCAAGTCCAAATGTCgctgtggtgcagcttcaggggaGGATAAGAAGGAGGGAAATAATGAAGAGGCTACTGAAAGGGCTGCGAGCGTCTTGTCGTCCTCTTccaagagacagaggagggattCAGGAGGCACCGAGCAACCGTTGAGTCGATGCTCATCAGGCTCAGTCTCTCTCGGGTTGCCAGAAGACCAAGAAACAGCCGACTCAGACAGTGGGAAGtcctgtgtttcattttgcacaaACACTGAGAGCAAAGGCCGAGGGAAGACGGCAGCATCTGAGGGTCCTAAAACCCAGAGGGGCTCTGCTGCGAAGAAAGATGTGGAAGGAAGAGCGTCCAAGAATAAAAGCACTTTGTCTCACAATCTTCCAGCTGTCGATATCCCCACGATAGAAACTCCAGGAGGGGGTGATGGTCGAGACGAAGAAGAGGGTGGAGGGCAAAAAGCAGAAAGAGCAGCCAGTGCAATTTCAGCCAAAAGCGGCAGATCCCACAAGTCCTCATGTAGCTGTAGCTCCAAAGTGACAGAGCAACAAGCAGGAAATAACCTTCAAACCGAAAgtgattcaaaaacaaaaaatctgaaCGCCCACAACAACAGAACCTCGTCTTCAATGTCATCATCAAGTGCTAAAGTTCGGACCAAATCCCGTGCAAGTGCCAATGTAGCGAAAACCCCGGTTGGAGATTCATCAGGTAACGACACTGGAAACATCAGTGAGGTCAAAGGGCAAGAAGACGCTGCAGCCAGTGTCCACTCCAAGAGTCTGTGTTGCCTCAGGCCTGAGTCTGCAGCTTCGGCTCAATCCGGGTCCAAAACGACCGTCAAATCAGTCAAAGGCCGTGAGTCCAGATCTAAAGCAGGAAGCAACGGTGGTGACCCCTGTCCCCTGCATGACTCCAGACCGGGCAGCAAAGTGGAGAGTGAGAccactctgtctcactctctgtccgCTGCCGACCTGCTGAAGGAAACCATGGCTGCACGTCCGCTCAGACCAGAGTCGAAGGCCAGCAAAACCAGTGACAGAACGGGGGGAGAGAAAAGCGCAAAGAGTCAGAGAAAAAAGAACCAGAAGGATAAAAATCCAGAACTCACACCTGCCTGTCTGCCCAACGCTTCCCCCAACGAGGTCGTGAACAACTGGCTGCGGAGCATTCCTGCCAACAGCAGCATGCTGGCACTGGGCGACGAGCTGGAAGAGGGGGagcaggaggcggaggagaaacctggagaggaggaggttgcACAGGTGGAGGAGAGTCCTGAAGACGataaagtggaggaggaggagagaggtgaggctgaggagggagcagagaaagaggaagaagctaaatgtgacacagcagaggaggagcagaattCAGATCCAGCTCCAGCTGATGAAACGGTGACGTCTAGCCCCACTCGGCTGTTAAGTGCTGACTCGCTGCCCAGGAACCTGCATCCGTCTGTGGCTGTGATGAAGGTTCTTCTGAGTTCCTCTCTGGGGCGATGCCGAAGTTTGCCAGAG GTGTCTCCAGTTTACGGTCGTCGCCTGAGCACGTCAGCCAGAGGGTTCCTGGACTGTTTGGCGCAGCTCCAGCTCATCGAGCCGGCACTGAGCCCCGGTTGTGACCTGCAGAAAAACCCTAACCAGCAGTATGAAGAGATCATGACCATCCTCCAGTCGCTCTGGCTCACTGGGCCCACTGACACTGAGGTCAAGAAGGGCAAGGACATCGGCAAGGAGCAGGTGACGCCTCCGAGGTCCTCATCCGGGGTGGGAATGAGCAGTGGCTCCGGTGGGTCGGGAAAGGAGAATGGAAATAAAGACGGACACGAAACACCTCCAAAGGAGACTGAATCTTTACCAGAGGTGCAGGTGCAGAGTGAAGACCAAAGTACACTCCCTCCAAGTCTGGACAGCCCGAAAGCCACGGAGAACCCGTCGTCCTCGGACAAGAGCTCTGCCAACGACAGCTCCAAATCCCCCACGGACAACGAGCAGGAGACGGTGGACGACAGCAGTTCAGGAACACCCTCGACTGTCCTGCGAACACCTCTGTCCAAAAAACTATCCCAAGACCCCGATCCAGTTTGGGTCCTGCACCTtctgaagaagctggagaaacaGTTCATAAACCACTACATCAACGCCATGGCGGAGTTTAAAGTTCGCTGGGACCTGGACGACAGCCTCATGCTGGACACGATGATCTCCGAGCTCAAGGAGGAGGTGAGTCGGCGCATTCAGAGCAGCATCGAACGCGAGATAAGGAAGATTAAGGGCCGAGCAGGCAGAGGGGGACGGTCGCCCCGGCCGCCCCAGGGAGCGAACCTCTCCAGGGAGTCCACCGTGACGGAGAAGAGGCGTCGAATTTTAAAG GTCATGAAGAACCAATCCGTGAAAACCACTGACTCTGTcagtgatggagagatggagggtgaTTTCAGTGACCAGCGGAGTGATGATGAGTACTGCCCCTGCGATGCTTGTGTCCTCAAGAAATTGGCCGCCCGGCCTCTCAAAGCGAACCCATTGGCGGCCGACGCACCAGTGATGATGGAGTTTGACCTTCTTAAGATACTTCAGCGGAAGAAAAGCCCAGAGCCTGCGCCTGTAGCCGTGCACCAGTCTGCGGACGTggaaggtgaggaggggaggaatTTGGAGGTagtgcaggaggaagaggaggaggaggaggaggagaaaacaaaagaggacATTAAAGCTGAGGTTGTTTTAGAGGAGATGATcccagaggaggacgaggaagaagGTGAGGgtcagacagaagaagaggagaaggtagaaaaggaggaaaatagTGAAGATGgtaaggagcaggaggagggagagaaagaaggtgAGGTAGCAGGAGAAGAGGGGGCATCAggaaatggagaggaggaggaagaggaggctgagggtCAGACAGAAGAAGGGGAGAAGgtagaaaaggaggaaaatagTGAAGATGGtaaggagcaggaagaggaagagaaagaaggtgAGGTTGCAGTTGAAGAGGGGGCATCAggaaatggagaggaggaggaggagggtgagggtcagacagaagaagaggagaaggtagaaaaggaggaaaatagTGAAGATGGtaaggagcaggaagagggagagaaagaaggtgagggagcaggagaagaggggCCATCAggaaatggagaggaggaggaagaggaggagggtgaggcaGAATGCCAATGTCAGTGTGCCAGAAATGAGGAGGAGAGTGACAAggctgaagaggaagaggaggctgaggaaacTGGGGACAACACAGGTGAAGATGAGGCGGCAGATGATGAGGGGGACAATGAGGACGAGACAGGAACTGGGGAAGAGGACAGTGACATGGAGACAGTTAAAGAGGCACCAGTAGGTAAAGGAGAGACCACTGAgggtcaggaggaggaggagggggaggaggaggagtgtgaggcGTCTGATTCTAAGCCCGAGGAAGAGGAAACGACAGGAAAGGAaagtggagaagaggaggcagaggatgaagatgacGGGGATGATGGGGGCGGAGAGGAGGAGTCGCAcgaagagggagagggaggagaaagtgaggagcaggaaggagcccCCCCACAG GACCAGGGGGCgactgagggagaggaggccgACGCTGaagactcagacacagacaagaAAAGCCCAAGCGACACCAGTGTGGATGAAGTTGTTGCTGGGACCACTGGTGACGacgaagagaaagaggtgggaggaggaggagacgcagaggaggaagaggtcgGGGAAGACGCCGTGGAGGAGTTCAAGcccgaggaagaggaggaggaggaggaagtgaacgGCAGCAGAAAGGAGGAGGGTGCTCTCCTCCATCAGTTCACCAGGACGTCTGTGGAGTCGCAGCCCGGCTCCTTGGAGGACATTCACACGGATTCAGCACCTGTCAGCACCATAGAAGTGCCCAAGATGGTGTCCACTGGGGGGGGTGCGAGCCCGAAGAGGAGCCGGTCGCCGGGGAGGGTCAAACGTCGCAAACCCAAAGACAGAGATACGGACCTGGATGATTATTAA